DNA from Alnus glutinosa chromosome 2, dhAlnGlut1.1, whole genome shotgun sequence:
aactgttttaaaaatatattggcctctaaaatactttaacaaacatATATAACTTTATACGttcattaatattaaaattatgaacAAATTGTTGTTGAATTTAATATTATAATGAACACGTACGTTAACAAAGATACCCATAAATgctctagttatatatagtcttatagaTGACTTGAATCACATTTATAAATTTACCGGTGTCATCACTTTTCGCCGAAGAAGTTGAGTGGAGAAGTCATCCAACAAGTCGTCTGCTTCGAGCACGGCATCCTTGAGCTTCCCAAGCCAATCTTTGACCGCATGGTTCGTGGCCTGCTGCTCCTCCGCATCCGAAAGCACAGCTTGGATAGTCGAAACCGTGTTTCCGAGCTTTATAAGCTCATCTTTAAAACCCCAGAGCAGTCCAATCTCTTGGAGAGCAAGAGAGCCCAAGCTCTTCATGATATTCTCAGCAGTGTTGAAGAGAGCTGCTTCAGCTGCCATTTGTTGTTGATTCAGTGAGCTAGAAGGAAGATGCGTTTGCTATGAAGCGGATGATGGACGTGGGCGCGCGCAATGGCCTTTTATACACAGGGAAGCTGCTTATTCGATCGTtgacttgaaattaaattaagagaaaCGTGGCCACTTGCGATCCAAACGTGGCCACTTgcgtttttctcatattttggTTCATAAATTTTATATTCCCAAGTAAACGAAATGTTAAAATAAAGGGATatataatcaattttatattctTGTCCCCGCCATTCCTGCTACTACTGGTGCTCATTTCTGGGTTTGGacattttattttgctattttttttttttggtattttaattCTATGTTGATGTCTTCTTTGTATTGATGCTTTCACCTTAACCCAAATTGGTTGGGTTTAGACTCTTTGTTTGTTATGAAGATCATTCCATTTTCGTTaagttctctaaattttttataaattttagctcaagaatttttatttttattttttaaattttttattttacttatcacttttaaaaggcTTCCTACGttaaactctctaaatatttttctatttcaactaactattaattttttattagttttaagcaaccactcataacaaatgaaaaaagaagaaaagtgaaaagtgaagtaaaaagaaagagaaataattaataaaatattaaatagcttACGAAATTTGTGAGCTAaatttggaataaaattttatcaagagttaaaatagagaatttaTAAAGAGCTTGTTGAAGtggaattttttgaatttttcaccaaattttaataaaaattttaaaattgagagCTCACTAGGAAGGCTCTTAAGAGATCTCCTACTCTTGATGATATTGTTTACATTCTCAAGTGACTTttacctctttctctctctttttttttttttctttttttttttttttcttttttcttgtaattGTTGTCGCCTGTAATTTGTTTATCAtgtacatttaaaaaaaaaaaaaaacactcttcaTAAATTCCAAGTATACAAAAGGTTAATAATAGCTCAGTGGCCTTTAAATATCCTACGGACTACAGGTGCCGAGTTGGTGTATTAAAAATGTGCTTTTGAGAAAcgttattttgcattttttctgCATATTCAATTCATTCTTAgagtaattttaattaaaaaaaaggaaaaaaaaaaaaaaaaaaaatcgttggTACTTTGAGCATGCCACGTGAGCCAAGTATACTGACAGAATgctaaaaaacatttttctttacttttagaTGTAATGAAGAATTTCCAATTGAGCAATGCTACACACTCTCAAACTCTataacgtgacttttaaaattacatttggatttaaaatcaattactaTTGAATTCTGATCCAATTGTAATTTGAAATGCTAAGTTATAAAACGTGGAAGTGGGAGTGTAAgaagtagcatttctctttccaaTTAGTGAGAATACACTAGTTTCTTACATGGTTTTGTCCTAGGAAgtaaattaaatgtaaaaatgACACCTTTAACATGAAATACAATTTATCTTATGGTCAGgactttgtttttgttgttaaaACAGTTTTCGATTTGGTGACACAAGTTCTAGAAAGTAGTGATGATCTCTTTTTGCAAAATCAGAAAAACAATATGAATGCTTGTTGGGGAGTGTTAGTTGCTCCCACTCTGAGTGCTTGTTGGGGGTGTCAACTGCTCCCACTCTAATGATTAAGTCAGTTTCTCTGGTATAACAGGAGTATTGCttcaataacaataatttcaAATAGAGAATATCTGGGAGTTTCGTGGCAGCTTCGTGGAACGTGGGCGGGTATCTCGGATTCTCGCGGCTTCTTACCCTTTGACACGAAGTGGGTTAGGTCTTGCATTGGACTTGGCCAGCGAACCTTCCTCTTCCAAGATGACAAGGCTCGACTGacaaacttttttctttatctaTGGATCGGGTGGGCCTTAGTTGGACTTTTTGGCCCACTTGCTTTTTGATGGGGACATTCTGGATTCCAAGCTTGTGGAGCTGGGTTTATCCGGGTCGTGAACACTGACTGAGCTCGAAGACATTCCGCAAATTCCTTCTTTccccttttttaaaaatagtgcTCCCTTTCAAGGTCAACTAATTAAGTAAACGAAATGTTAAAATGAATTTGCCGAACGAGATGCATCGAAAGTAGGCGTACTTTAAAAAACGTTATTCAACCATCTGTCATGCTCAATCGATGGGCAATAATCCCAGTAGTTTGGTTGAATCTAATTCTTTTGAATGCCTATTCCTATATTATCTCAAAATCAGAGAATCGATTGCATAATCACTTTTCTATGGTATCTCTCTAGTCTCTACTTTGTCAACGAGAGCTGAGTTATGTGCCCACCAACCATAATGCCTACACCTTGGATGAAAAGCTCAAATTCCAGAGCATTTTACAATTTATGTGATCGCCATGACGAAGACATATATAACAACCATAAGGGGATAGACACTCCAACAACAAAGCCTAAACAGTAATGGCAATACAGAGACCGAAACAGATAATAGACAATGGATCTTATAATGATCCCAAGGGCCATTAAGATCGAGGCCTTTCTAAATAGCCTTACAAGGTGGTAACACAAGGCAAAGGGGCACGGTGAGGAGCCCCATAAAGTAACGACAAAAATCACATGAAATGGTTGTTGAGAGAGAGGTACTATCAAGATCCGAACAGGATCCATCGATAAGGAACAAACACTAACTGCAAAAGTCTCTTTTACTAGATCAAACCACGTAAGAATTGGGAGACAATAACCCTCGCAAAACAATGAAAGCAGCAAAAGGACAGCTGAAAACCCATACAAGGAACAAAAATCCAACAACCCCGCAAGctcaaattgaaaaatgaggATGATCACTAGTTTTGGTTATATAACACTGAAAATTCACCAATTTCAATGGAATTTTACTTAACAATACAACGCCATGTATAGATGGTCCTGCCGCCAAAGGTACACATCCAATAAGAGCAAGTGAAAGCCAATGCCCTAACAAATTTGATGATGAACGGTTGGAATTGGAATCAACTTTAATTACACTACTGCTATCATAGGAGTACTAAGGTTGAACAAAGTACCAAAATTCACTAgagggtttaaaaaaaaaaaaaaaaaaaaaaaggactcaCTCTTGGGATGGGTAGCAACACCGTTTGTTGTTGCATCCATATGCTCAGATTTTGTTGAAGACTCAGCTTTGTCACCCTTTTTACCTGCAATACACCAataatcccaaaaaaataacaattccATTACATAACTCAGGATAATATATAGTTCTAGTTTACCAATTATCATGTTCCAGCTTACCATGCTTCTTCCTTCCACCACCAATTCCATTACATAAATTAGGCCTTGATTCAGGATGATCTATCGTCTTTGTGGGCAGCAGCTCCTGCTCAGGATGAGATGTGACTATCTGAACCATTTGGCATTAGCAAAACTGTGAATTTGATGTGAGCAACACTATCACCTGCAAAACCAACAACccatttttgcaaaattagCAAAACTAACATCAACTGTGAGTGAATCTGACCAGAGTATTAACCAAGACAGAAGTTTCCTACCCGGCTTCTCATGAAGAACACACTCCACCAAACCCAGCTGACCCCTCTTCTCCTCCAAGAGTCCTGTTGTAGAGAAACTCCACATGTACTATTAAAGGTTGAAGAGTAGATGGTAAAATACAATGTCTTAAAAAATGCCGTTAAGGCACAACACACCTAGCTGTGAATGGCATGATAGAAAATTTCTGATATATTTCACTGCAAATAAACCTAGATTCTTTCATCTTCAAGTTGTAGTTCCTGTCAATGGCTCTCTTATAAATAGTCGTCTGTTTCTCATCCAACAGCTTAGGCTGAAAATCCCGTAAAAATGAATTTGAGGACTCAAAAGAATAGTGCGCAGAAATGGCATGTTAAGTTAATATTGACTCCATAATTACCTTGCCTTCACCTGTGCTTGTTACAATATCAACATCATAAACTTCATTCTCCCCAAAATTATGCATCTTTAACTCTCGTTTATGGACCAAATACACTCAATACAACGTCCTTGTTACTATCTATCACAAACTGCTTCAGCTAATGGCGAAGAACACCTTCAACAATTTTGCAGTCATAAGTAGCAGCAACCTTCTGAATTGTATCAGTTACATCATTGTTCTGccaaagaaataatatttagggaaaaaaatgattaaagGAGAAGAAGGTAGGAATTCACTTTTCCTAAGAAAACCATAGTAAAAATAATCACTAAATTTAGATTatagaaagaaaagacaagaagaATGGCAGCCATATATAACACTCTGCTTCCATCAGTTAAGATGGACCATAAAACTCTTTTATACACACATCTAACCAATCATACATTGATTGAACACAAAATGTGAACCATtgttacaaaaataaaagtgcAACCATCAATAGCTTAGCCAGTAGGTTAGAGATGTATGACTAGCAAACAATACAAGGGCAAACTTACGTATCCATTAAATGTACATAACTTCCCACAGCAAGCAACAAAGAGTTTGCAATTTCTTTCATAATGCTTACTCCCATACACTTGTTTCTCCGAACCATGAAATAACAGAGAACATTCAAGTAAATCTTCATAATTTGAACTTTCACCAGTTGTTGCCTGAAGTAACTTCTGCTGAGACGCTATTCACTGACTAACATTACCCATTTATATAACAGaatatttacaaaatcataTTAATCTAAATAGTTGGAATAAGATTCAAAAAAGTGTCACACCATAAACTGAACTGTTCATAAGGTTTTGAATAAGATAAGCTTTTCTTCTTGAATCAAGAGTTGAATCCTGAAAAACTCTTCTTATTTCAGATTCAAGCTTCCTTTCGGGTTCATCCCAGGTATATCATTCCATCCATCCTTGAAAGTGAGATCACTATGATCCAGGCTTTCATGGGCATCAGCACCTAATAATTTAAACTTGAAacacgaaaaaagaaaaaagaaaataaacaatctGAATCTTTTCAACacattgaattttataaaatccTATTTAGATATAATAGAATCATGAATATATATTGCAAAGAATATATTCAAAGGAAGCACGTGCACTAACAAAATCACTTCACTAACAAGAGACACATAAACAAAGTGGTTGGCTAACATGATCATCAGTTCCAGTCAGTACCCTTGGAGCACAACAACCAATTTCACTTGAAGACAAGCAAGCATTAAAGCAAGTGGAAGAACCTGCAAATGCAAAATATTTGTCAGATAGCTTTTAACGACAGCTAGGATTCTTGATCATGTCTCTCAAGTTCTAAATGCTGATAAAAGGTGTTCACCATGTTGTAGGCAGAATACtatttaaaattgcaaaatatGGTTAGTTGAATGTCCCCTTTTCACAGGCTCAGCTCATTGTCATTCTTACATGCATCATTACTCACCCGAACTTCCTCATCATGGAAATGCTCTGTATAGTGTCCATTGTTTTGTCTGCAAGTGAGGCCGACATATCCGAGCATATTGCAATAATAACCCAATGATTCTCACACCCATATCATGAATTGATGCTTTTCTATCCGTGTCTCTCTGACCATCAAAAAACCAAATAATAAACTCAATACTAActcaatatttttcaatgaaaacagtaaaaaggaaaaatcaatCCATGAACAGAGAGAATTGCAGTTAAACTCCAGTAACAATAATAACCAAAAGAATATGTCTAAATCTGCATTTGATTATGAGAAAATCCAGAGTTATGCAAAACTTTTATTGcgtttttatgaaaatttgggATGGGATTGACTTCCCTGGTCTATCATAAGTTTTTTACCTAATACTGATGCTACCATTTGTAGAATATACATTTCAAATGAAGATGcgagaaatttatttattttttctaaaaaaaaaatagaaataaaaataaaaaagaagatattaGACATATAGGACTGCCATTGAAGTAAAAGATAGGAAACAATTACTGGAAATCTGACGGCTTTGTGCAAATCTGATTTTCGGCAAGGTCTGAAAATGTGTCTATTCTTAAACCCTTGTTTGTTCCATGCTACCGTTGGTTCTGCATATGAAGTCAAAGATTATATATCAAGAGCCTGACAAAGTAAAATAAAGATGAACAACTACAAGAATAAAATTACTATCTAATTGGTGAATTAAAAACCTGAAGAATAATCGGTACTGCATTAAGCCCAATCATTCGAAAAGTCTGGGATGTGGGCAATTTTTGGCCAATCCTCGCCTATTCCTTCTTGACATCTTTCCCCCAAGCGAGGACAACCGTGGATCTGAAGTTTCTGAAGTGAAGTGAGGTCGGCTATCCACTCTGGTAAAGACACCAAACTAGGGCAGTCCGAAATGTTAAGCAATTGCAGAGCAGTAGCATGTCTAAGCTCCCTTGGGAGAGACACCAAGCTTGTAACGTTTACTATTTGTAGCCGACGAAGTGTTGTAGGTCGAAGGCATTGCGCGCCCTCTTCATCCTCATTGCTGATAAGATTTTTGCAGTAAACAATCGACATATCTTCAAGCGCAGCAAGATGTTGAAAGAGTGGAGAGATGGATATTTGTAGTTTAGGACACGCCCAAATATCCAGCATCTCAAGAGAAGTTAGGTTTTGCAGCCACTCCTCTTGCAGATATTCATGTTCCTCTAAAAGATAAAGTTTAAGATACTTCAATTTGGAGAGAATGGAAAAGGGTGAGGAAGAGGAGGGTGTTATTTCGCTCCCTGGTGCTACGGCTCCCATTATGGACCTTAAAGAGCAATTCCCGATATATAAAGAAGAAAGGCTTGGAAATGATGGGAATAATGGAAGATTATAATTTTGCTCATGCTCTGTTGTTACTACTTCCCTCATCCTCCACCATCCCCTCATCTTAGGCAAATTTTCAAGTCTGAGACTTTCAAGAGATGAAGAGGACACTTCACtggcatcattgtttatgtacTCCAGCGCACTCAATTTATGAAGAGAAAGATACTTGAGAAAAGGGAATCGGTCCAATGGTGGGATATGATTGCACCATTTACAATTCATTATGGTAATTTTAACCAAATTCGAGAGCAAGGACACCCAGCCGGAGAACCTCACGCCTGCATACCCTTCTATCattaattctttcaaatttaggTGTGCCCGAAGGTTTTGCAACAGCTGTTCATCATTTGCAATTGCCTTATCACTATCATAACCAGCTTCTATATGAAAACAGTCCCACTCTAATTCCAGTATTCGAAGGTATTGTTTCCTCTCCAAGTTTGCAGCCTTGGCTTCTAATGGAGAAGATCTCAAGTGCTCTAAACCCTTGATACGTAATCTTCCTCTCAACTCAACTAAACCATCCAGATCGCCTAGCCCACCCTTTTGCTTTGGAAAATAACTATCCTTCTTCCCTAAAATGTAAAACGACAGTGTTTGGAGAGCGGTCAACTTTCCCAGTCCATGCGGCATATGAGTCAAGCTGTCACACCCATCAAGCGCAAGATGCCTAAGGCTAATCAAGTTTCTAGTGTCTTTTGGCAATTCTTTAAGCCGGCTACAAAAGTCAAGTATTAGTGTTTGCAAATTCTGCAATTTAGTTATAGAAGCGGGGAGTAGTTTGATACCACCATTCCAAGAAAGATCGAGATATCTTAGATGCTTTAACTTGCCAATAGAATTTGCCACTTTTTGGATATTCGAGTGACTCAAATTCAAAGCACGCAAGcatttaaaacttgaaataaGTGTACCATAGACTCGCTTATTCCCCTCGAGTACTAGCGGATGGAATTCATATCCTGGATGTCGTAGAAGAAGCGTTCTCAATCTGTCTGCCTTGAGCAAAGGAGCTAGGATATCTCTTACTGAATGTAAAGAATCGAATGCCACATGGCGAGTTCTTTCAACTACTTTTATTGCATTTGGATTTGAAATTAAGCACTCATCCCTTGCTACAAATTGTGCAAGATCATGTATAAGGTCATGCATTTTGCAACTTACTATATCATCATATTCATTTCTTTGCATGTCTTGAAAAAACGACCTCCAAAGCAAATCCATAAAATACTTGCGACCAACATCTTCAAGACATATTGTTCTGCCTGACGAATGAATAAAGCCTTGCGCTATCCATAGCTGAATCAACACTTCCACTccaattttaaaatcttttggAAACAGTGAACAAAAAGCAAAACATTGTTTCAAGTGTGGTGGGAGATGATCATAACTCAGCTTTAGTATTGGAAAAATATCATTGTCTTGTTGATTTATTTCGTAAAGTTTATTGGTTTGAAATTTCAACCATTCAACCTCCGAATTTTTGAAATATAACAGACTCCCTACGCTCCTTATAGCAAGAGGAACTTTTGCACACTTCTTTACGATCTCCTTTCCAATTTCTACTAGCATTGGATTCTTTGGCTCCTCCCTATCTTTAAATgtcattttcttaaataaatccCAAGAATTACTTTCAGGTAGACCTCCCAAAAAATATGGTGAAGCTGTGCGTGTAATGTCTGCAACTTTTCCGTTCCGTGTGGTAACCAAAACTTTGCTTCCCCTCAAGCCACCCACCAACAGATTTTTCAAGTCGGACCATTTATTTGTATTCTCATTCCATACATCGTCTAAAACAAGTAAGTATCGCTTCCCACCAATTGTTACTCGAAGTTGACTTTGCAACGAATCTATTTGACAACTTTCAGGTCTCTTCTTAGTTGCTGATTCTATGAGCTTTTGAACAATAGTTTTTACGTCAAAAGGAACAGAGACGCATGCCCAAAGCCTCAGATCAAAATGTCTTTGGACCTCCTCGTCATTGTACACATACTGAGCAAGCGTGGTCTTCCCTTGTCCACCAATCCCAACTATGGGAATGATGGAAACGTTCTCTTTCACATTGAAATCAAATAACAGCGCTTTAACAGCCTTCTTTTCGTCCTCTCTCCCAATGACTTCTTCCTCAAGTACAAAAGAGTGTGTATCTTCTCTCCTCCTATGCTCGAGCTGTGTCTCTATAAGGTGTGGAGTGAAGTTAAAGTTATTCTTATCCTCTGCGATTTCATTCAGTTTTACTCTAACTGCCTTGATCCTTTGACCCATTTTAAGGCAATAAACAAGCTGGTTCGATTTGCAAAAGAATATGCGTGCCTGTAATACCCACAACTATTCAGTATGGTCCATttcaaatagtaaaaaaaacatttttttgggCTGTGTCTAATTAAGGAAAACATGAAGGTTATGTTTGTAATTGTCATAAATTtaagttggatttttttttttttcgaaatgtTTGAATAGTTGGGTTTAACATTATAATGAGCAAAATGTTGTTGTGGATTTATTGTTTAGAAATGTTGTTGAGGTATTTTAAACTAAAACTTACAAACGACATCATGCATGCACGTTTATGAATTTACCTCTTTTGCCTTGTTATACCCTGCCATGACTTGTCGCTGTAGAAGTTCAATGGAGAAGTCATCCAGCAAGTCGTCGGCTTCAAAAATGGCCTGCTGCATGGTTGTGGGCCTGCTGCTCCTCCGCATCCAAAAGCACAGCTTGGATGGTGGAAACCGTGTTCCCGAGCTTTTTAAGCTCATCTTTGAAACCCCATAGCGGTCCAATCTCTTGAAGAGCAAGAGAGCCCAAGCTTTTCATGATATTCGCAGTAGTG
Protein-coding regions in this window:
- the LOC133860198 gene encoding ERBB-3 BINDING PROTEIN 1-like, with amino-acid sequence MHNFGENEVYDVDIVTSTGEGKPKLLDEKQTTIYKRAIDRNYNLKMKESRFICRLLEEKRGQLGLVECVLHEKPGRKLLSWLILWSDSLTVDIVTSHPEQELLPTKTIDHPESRPNLCNGIGGGRKKHGKKGDKAESSTKSEHMDATTNGVATHPKSIMVGGHITQLSLTK
- the LOC133860719 gene encoding putative disease resistance protein RGA4 — protein: MSLKSSGTRFPPSKLCFWMRRSSRPTTMQQAIFEADDLLDDFSIELLQRQVMAGYNKAKEARIFFCKSNQLVYCLKMGQRIKAVRVKLNEIAEDKNNFNFTPHLIETQLEHRRREDTHSFVLEEEVIGREDEKKAVKALLFDFNVKENVSIIPIVGIGGQGKTTLAQYVYNDEEVQRHFDLRLWACVSVPFDVKTIVQKLIESATKKRPESCQIDSLQSQLRVTIGGKRYLLVLDDVWNENTNKWSDLKNLLVGGLRGSKVLVTTRNGKVADITRTASPYFLGGLPESNSWDLFKKMTFKDREEPKNPMLVEIGKEIVKKCAKVPLAIRSVGSLLYFKNSEVEWLKFQTNKLYEINQQDNDIFPILKLSYDHLPPHLKQCFAFCSLFPKDFKIGVEVLIQLWIAQGFIHSSGRTICLEDVGRKYFMDLLWRSFFQDMQRNEYDDIVSCKMHDLIHDLAQFVARDECLISNPNAIKVVERTRHVAFDSLHSVRDILAPLLKADRLRTLLLRHPGYEFHPLVLEGNKRVYGTLISSFKCLRALNLSHSNIQKVANSIGKLKHLRYLDLSWNGGIKLLPASITKLQNLQTLILDFCSRLKELPKDTRNLISLRHLALDGCDSLTHMPHGLGKLTALQTLSFYILGKKDSYFPKQKGGLGDLDGLVELRGRLRIKGLEHLRSSPLEAKAANLERKQYLRILELEWDCFHIEAGYDSDKAIANDEQLLQNLRAHLNLKELMIEGYAGVRFSGWVSLLSNLVKITIMNCKWCNHIPPLDRFPFLKYLSLHKLSALEYINNDASEVSSSSLESLRLENLPKMRGWWRMREVVTTEHEQNYNLPLFPSFPSLSSLYIGNCSLRSIMGAVAPGSEITPSSSSPFSILSKLKYLKLYLLEEHEYLQEEWLQNLTSLEMLDIWACPKLQISISPLFQHLAALEDMSIVYCKNLISNEDEEGAQCLRPTTLRRLQIVNVTSLVSLPRELRHATALQLLNISDCPSLVSLPEWIADLTSLQKLQIHGCPRLGERCQEGIGEDWPKIAHIPDFSNDWA